The Xanthomonas sontii genome contains a region encoding:
- the ompR gene encoding two-component system response regulator OmpR, with translation MDDAAPAPRLLLVDDDDRLRALLCRYLESQGFAVKAVADGVQLQQALARGHYDLVVLDLMLPGENGLEICRRLRGQGDATPIVMLTAKGDEIDRIVGLEIGADDYLPKPVNPRELLARIRAVLRRTRPGGAGAPQPEGGEIGFGRFRLHLGRRELRRDGEPLKLTTAEFAVLSVLLRHPQQPLSRDRLSSLAHGREHEPLGRSIDVIVARLRKLLEDDVRTPRLIQTVWGVGYVYVPPEPQA, from the coding sequence ATGGACGATGCCGCGCCCGCTCCCCGCCTGCTGCTGGTCGACGACGACGACCGCCTGCGCGCCCTGCTGTGCCGCTACCTGGAGAGCCAGGGCTTCGCGGTCAAGGCGGTGGCCGACGGCGTGCAGCTGCAGCAGGCGCTGGCGCGCGGCCACTACGACCTGGTGGTGCTGGACCTGATGCTGCCCGGCGAGAACGGCCTGGAGATCTGCCGGCGCCTGCGCGGCCAGGGCGACGCCACCCCGATCGTGATGCTGACCGCCAAGGGCGACGAGATCGACCGCATCGTCGGCCTGGAGATCGGCGCCGACGACTACCTGCCCAAGCCGGTCAACCCGCGCGAGCTGCTGGCGCGGATCCGCGCGGTGCTGCGCCGTACCCGCCCGGGCGGCGCCGGCGCACCGCAACCGGAGGGCGGCGAGATCGGCTTCGGCCGCTTCCGCCTGCACCTGGGCCGGCGCGAGCTGCGCCGCGATGGCGAACCGCTGAAACTCACCACCGCCGAGTTCGCGGTGCTGTCGGTGCTGCTGCGGCACCCGCAGCAGCCGCTGAGCCGCGACCGCCTCTCCAGCCTGGCGCACGGCCGCGAACACGAGCCGTTGGGGCGCAGCATCGACGTGATCGTGGCGCGGCTGCGCAAGCTGCTGGAGGACGACGTGCGCACGCCGCGGCTGATCCAGACCGTGTGGGGCGTGGGCTACGTGTACGTGCCGCCGGAGCCGCAGGCATGA
- a CDS encoding ribonucleotide-diphosphate reductase subunit beta — protein MAIALDRIKILEPLHPNRSTGIINGTTSGILNWNDIPYPSFYRAYKELSTNFWIPDEVDMKGDAKQYGELSAREKNAYDSIIGLLATLDSPQTRFIYNVAEYITDPAAHANAAIIGQQEVIHNESYSYVLASIAGLADQNRVFEIARTHPTIIARNQPIMQAYDDFMREKTAETLLRSLIQSSILEGINFYSGFAYFYNLVRQNRMTGTGKIISFINRDELAHTKFISELIRAIIGENAELQTNELTDYVHQAFEHAIRLETEWSSEVLDGIEGIDVDEMIQYVKYRANKMSGMLGIEKLYSGASDNVMPWIKAYADNFTETKTDFFEMRNASYKKTNSDNGFDDL, from the coding sequence ATGGCCATCGCGCTCGACCGCATCAAGATCCTCGAACCGCTGCACCCCAACCGTTCCACCGGCATCATCAACGGCACGACCAGCGGCATCCTCAACTGGAACGACATCCCGTACCCGTCCTTCTACCGGGCGTACAAGGAGCTGTCGACCAACTTCTGGATCCCCGACGAAGTGGACATGAAGGGCGATGCCAAGCAGTACGGGGAGCTGTCGGCGCGCGAGAAGAACGCCTACGACTCGATCATCGGCCTGCTGGCCACGCTGGATTCGCCGCAGACGCGCTTCATCTACAACGTCGCCGAATACATCACCGACCCGGCCGCGCACGCCAACGCCGCGATCATCGGCCAGCAGGAAGTGATCCACAACGAGAGCTACTCGTACGTGCTCGCCTCGATCGCCGGGCTGGCCGACCAGAACCGCGTGTTCGAGATCGCGCGCACGCATCCGACCATCATCGCGCGCAACCAGCCGATCATGCAGGCCTACGACGACTTCATGCGCGAGAAGACCGCAGAGACCCTGCTGCGCTCGCTGATCCAGTCCTCGATCCTGGAAGGCATCAACTTCTATTCCGGCTTCGCGTACTTCTACAACCTGGTGCGGCAGAACCGCATGACCGGCACCGGCAAGATCATCAGCTTCATCAACCGCGACGAGCTGGCCCACACCAAGTTCATCAGCGAGCTGATCCGCGCCATCATCGGCGAGAACGCCGAGCTGCAGACCAACGAGCTGACCGACTACGTGCACCAGGCCTTCGAGCATGCGATCCGCCTGGAGACCGAGTGGTCCTCGGAAGTGCTCGACGGCATCGAGGGCATCGACGTGGACGAGATGATCCAGTACGTGAAGTACCGCGCCAACAAGATGTCCGGCATGCTCGGCATCGAGAAGCTGTACAGCGGCGCCAGCGACAACGTGATGCCGTGGATCAAGGCCTACGCCGACAACTTCACCGAGACCAAGACCGACTTCTTCGAGATGCGCAACGCCAGCTACAAGAAGACCAACTCGGACAACGGCTTCGACGATCTGTGA
- a CDS encoding ATP-binding protein produces the protein MSAPASRASGWPRSLFGQLVLVIALVLAGAGLLALLLGRELAVRPAAQQQLRMLHGFANVAEALQRSPAAAALTPALREAGLQLRSAPPTASAAGPLADAMQRRAADQLGPGRALRRDADGTLWLHLATPTPLWVAFSSQPREHGLRRFSVAMLAGCALLVWLAAALVARRLVRPLRQLAQAAPHLVRGEQAAPIATGGPREVAALAQALTAASADVRHAAAERALLLAGISHDLRTPLTRLQYALALLPQVEPELREGMERDIGEIDAILAQFIAYARDGRDEPAVALDLADLCRQALGAAQPGWEAVLPAQAPLHGRPLALQRALGNLVGNAERHGAAPFQLRLHSDGGDGWCIEVRDHGPGLDPALAARALQPFVHGGHGGSGLGLAIVERVARQHRGALLLQPIAPHGLCATLHLRPA, from the coding sequence ATGAGCGCGCCGGCTTCCCGCGCCAGCGGCTGGCCGCGCAGCCTGTTCGGGCAGTTGGTCCTGGTGATCGCGCTGGTGCTGGCCGGCGCCGGCCTGCTGGCGCTGCTGCTCGGCCGCGAACTGGCTGTGCGGCCGGCAGCGCAGCAGCAACTGCGCATGCTGCACGGCTTCGCCAATGTCGCCGAGGCGCTGCAGCGCTCGCCGGCCGCTGCGGCGCTGACGCCGGCGTTGCGCGAAGCCGGGCTGCAACTGCGCAGCGCGCCGCCCACCGCCAGCGCCGCCGGCCCGCTGGCCGACGCGATGCAGCGCCGCGCGGCCGACCAGCTCGGCCCCGGGCGCGCGTTGCGCCGCGATGCCGACGGCACCCTGTGGCTGCACCTGGCCACGCCGACCCCGCTGTGGGTGGCGTTCTCCAGCCAGCCGCGCGAGCACGGCCTGCGCCGGTTCTCGGTGGCGATGCTGGCCGGTTGCGCGCTGCTGGTCTGGCTCGCCGCTGCGCTGGTCGCGCGGCGCCTGGTGCGGCCGCTGCGGCAACTGGCGCAGGCCGCGCCGCACCTGGTCCGCGGCGAACAGGCCGCACCGATCGCCACCGGCGGTCCGCGCGAGGTCGCCGCGCTGGCGCAAGCGCTCACCGCGGCCAGCGCCGACGTGCGCCACGCCGCGGCCGAGCGTGCGCTGCTGCTGGCCGGCATCTCCCACGACCTGCGCACCCCGCTGACCCGGCTGCAGTACGCGCTGGCGCTGCTGCCGCAGGTGGAGCCGGAACTGCGCGAAGGCATGGAGCGCGACATCGGCGAGATCGACGCGATCCTGGCGCAGTTCATCGCCTACGCCCGCGACGGCCGCGACGAACCGGCCGTCGCCCTGGACCTGGCCGACCTCTGCCGGCAGGCGCTGGGCGCGGCGCAACCCGGCTGGGAGGCCGTCCTGCCCGCGCAGGCACCGCTGCACGGGCGGCCGCTGGCGCTGCAGCGCGCGCTCGGCAACCTCGTCGGCAATGCCGAACGGCACGGCGCGGCGCCGTTCCAGCTGCGCCTGCACAGCGACGGCGGCGATGGCTGGTGCATCGAGGTGCGCGACCACGGCCCCGGCCTGGACCCGGCGCTGGCCGCGCGCGCGTTGCAGCCGTTCGTGCACGGCGGCCATGGCGGCAGCGGACTGGGCCTGGCGATCGTCGAGCGCGTCGCGCGCCAGCATCGCGGCGCGTTGCTGCTGCAACCCATCGCCCCACACGGCCTGTGCGCCACCCTGCATCTGCGCCCGGCCTGA
- a CDS encoding thioredoxin family protein translates to MLTTITVSSAEQFADALAAHPRVLADFNKDNCPGCRMLDKSLERFAEGESAQGVTLLKVKMEDVGEDFFRAQGLRQTPTLMLFRQGEEVARVPGFVPPAKIDEAVRTHLG, encoded by the coding sequence ATGCTCACCACCATCACCGTTTCCAGTGCCGAACAGTTCGCCGATGCGCTCGCCGCGCATCCGCGCGTGCTGGCCGATTTCAACAAAGACAACTGCCCTGGTTGCCGCATGCTCGACAAGTCGCTGGAGCGTTTCGCCGAGGGCGAGAGCGCGCAGGGCGTGACCCTGCTCAAGGTGAAGATGGAAGACGTGGGTGAGGACTTCTTCCGTGCCCAGGGCCTGCGCCAGACCCCGACGCTGATGCTGTTCCGCCAGGGCGAGGAGGTGGCGCGGGTGCCCGGGTTCGTGCCGCCGGCCAAGATCGACGAAGCGGTGCGCACGCATCTGGGTTGA
- a CDS encoding flavodoxin, whose amino-acid sequence MHILLAYASLSGNTRDVARRVHAQCEAAGHAVTWIHTDLQTLQGALGDAARAADFDLHLLGSWSDNAGRTPAEMKRYIAELVEAAGKTIEVAAFGTGETQWGLEYYCGAVKRIARFFDSAYPLLEIEQMPHGDRDNAAIDAWCAQVLAFRAARASLAGDVPVAAAESAPAGAAGFAARVLPLHGSG is encoded by the coding sequence ATGCACATCCTGCTCGCCTACGCTTCGCTCAGCGGCAACACCCGCGACGTCGCCCGCCGCGTGCATGCGCAGTGCGAGGCGGCGGGGCACGCGGTCACCTGGATCCACACCGACCTGCAGACGCTGCAGGGCGCGCTCGGCGATGCCGCGCGCGCGGCGGACTTCGACCTGCATCTGCTCGGCAGTTGGAGCGACAACGCCGGGCGCACGCCGGCGGAGATGAAGCGCTATATCGCCGAGTTGGTCGAGGCGGCCGGCAAGACGATCGAGGTGGCGGCGTTCGGCACCGGCGAAACGCAGTGGGGGCTGGAGTACTACTGCGGGGCGGTCAAGCGCATCGCGCGGTTCTTCGACAGCGCTTATCCGTTGCTGGAGATCGAGCAGATGCCGCACGGCGACCGCGACAACGCGGCCATCGACGCGTGGTGCGCGCAGGTGCTGGCGTTCCGCGCGGCGCGCGCGTCGTTGGCAGGCGACGTGCCGGTGGCCGCTGCCGAGTCCGCTCCCGCGGGCGCGGCTGGCTTCGCTGCGAGGGTGTTGCCCTTGCATGGCAGCGGCTGA
- a CDS encoding ribonucleoside-diphosphate reductase subunit alpha, whose amino-acid sequence MSQTHSLPATASVDAAVDPTTAAATAQPEPTASSEPSNDQRAVTWIVKDGGNRRMAFDRSRLQRTLDRIHAEFPQLDVSDYERKAFAFIEKKESLSADDMVDYLIREAESRVDIATPEWEYFAARLYLDRLYKRASKNRFYDAGEKYGSYVGLQESLADRGVYSIDILKNYSKDELAEAGRMIDPERDKLFAYNGLYLLATRYLATDNSRKVYELPQERWLTIALYLMQDEKPRERRMQLVGEAYWALSNLYMTVATPTLANAGKIGGQLSSCFIDTVDDSLQGIYDSNTDVARVSKHGGGVGAYLGYVRSSGSAIRGVKNSSGGVVPWIKQLNNTAVSVDQLGQRKGAIAVYLDIWHRDIEAFLDLRLNNGDQRLRAHDVFTAVCVPDIFMEAVERRGEWYLFDPHEVKEVKGWYLQDFFDEKRGEGSFRARYEEVVADERIGRKVVKAIDMFKRIMVSQLETGNPFMFYRDEVNRMNPNKHQGMVYSSNLCTEILQNMSPTRVIQEMISGDQIVTTKQAGDFVVCNLSSVNLGRAVTAQPDLLSPDILERLIRVQVRMLDNVIDLNELPVPQATITNQKYRAIGLGTFGWHHLLAQKGIDWNSPDAEAYSDSLYERINYLTIQASLALAKEKGAYKVFKGSDWQNGEYFTKRGYDSAEWQELAAQVSVHGVRNAWMVAVAPNMSTAQIAGSTASIDPIYSAFYYEEKKDFRRPVVAPGLTVDTYPYYEKGAYKVDQFASVRQNARRQRHVDQSISFNFYVPSGIRASTLLDLHMTAWKEGLKTTYYVRSNDIDISECEWCSS is encoded by the coding sequence ATGAGCCAGACCCACAGCCTGCCGGCCACCGCATCCGTCGACGCCGCCGTCGACCCCACGACCGCTGCCGCCACTGCCCAGCCGGAGCCGACGGCCAGCAGCGAGCCGAGCAACGACCAGCGCGCCGTGACCTGGATCGTCAAGGACGGCGGCAACCGCCGCATGGCCTTCGACCGCTCGCGCCTGCAGCGCACCCTGGACCGGATCCACGCCGAGTTCCCGCAGCTGGACGTGAGCGACTACGAGCGCAAGGCCTTCGCCTTCATCGAGAAGAAGGAAAGCCTGTCGGCCGACGACATGGTCGACTACCTGATCCGCGAGGCCGAGTCGCGCGTGGACATCGCCACGCCGGAGTGGGAGTACTTCGCCGCGCGCCTGTACCTGGACCGCCTGTACAAGCGCGCCAGCAAGAACCGTTTCTACGATGCCGGCGAGAAGTACGGCTCCTACGTCGGCCTCCAGGAAAGCCTGGCCGACCGCGGCGTGTACTCGATCGACATCCTCAAGAACTACTCCAAGGACGAACTGGCCGAAGCCGGCCGCATGATCGATCCGGAGCGCGACAAGCTGTTCGCCTACAACGGCCTGTACCTGCTGGCCACGCGTTACCTGGCCACCGACAACTCGCGCAAGGTCTACGAACTGCCGCAGGAGCGCTGGCTGACCATCGCCCTGTACCTGATGCAGGACGAGAAGCCGCGCGAGCGCCGCATGCAGCTGGTCGGCGAGGCCTACTGGGCGCTGTCCAACCTGTACATGACCGTGGCCACGCCGACCCTGGCCAACGCCGGCAAGATCGGCGGGCAGCTGTCGAGCTGCTTCATCGACACCGTCGACGACAGCCTGCAGGGCATCTACGACTCCAACACCGACGTGGCGCGCGTGTCCAAGCACGGCGGCGGCGTCGGCGCCTACCTGGGCTACGTGCGTTCGTCCGGTTCGGCGATCCGCGGGGTGAAGAACTCCAGCGGCGGCGTGGTGCCGTGGATCAAGCAGCTCAACAACACCGCCGTGTCGGTGGACCAGCTCGGCCAGCGCAAGGGCGCCATCGCCGTGTACCTGGACATCTGGCACCGCGACATCGAGGCGTTCCTGGACCTGCGCCTGAACAACGGCGACCAGCGCCTGCGCGCGCACGACGTGTTCACCGCGGTGTGCGTGCCGGACATCTTCATGGAAGCGGTGGAGCGCCGCGGCGAGTGGTACCTGTTCGACCCGCACGAGGTGAAGGAGGTCAAGGGCTGGTATCTGCAGGACTTCTTCGACGAGAAGCGCGGCGAAGGCAGCTTCCGCGCCCGCTACGAGGAAGTGGTGGCCGACGAGCGCATCGGCCGCAAGGTGGTCAAGGCCATCGACATGTTCAAGCGGATCATGGTCAGCCAGCTGGAGACCGGCAACCCGTTCATGTTCTATCGCGACGAAGTCAATCGCATGAACCCGAACAAGCACCAGGGCATGGTGTATTCCAGCAACCTGTGCACCGAGATCCTGCAGAACATGAGCCCGACGCGGGTCATCCAGGAGATGATCAGCGGCGACCAGATCGTCACCACCAAGCAGGCCGGCGACTTCGTCGTGTGCAACCTGTCCTCGGTGAACCTGGGCCGCGCGGTCACCGCGCAGCCGGACCTGCTGTCGCCGGACATCCTGGAGCGGCTGATCCGCGTCCAGGTGCGCATGCTCGACAACGTCATCGACCTCAACGAGCTGCCGGTGCCGCAGGCCACCATCACCAACCAGAAGTACCGCGCGATCGGCCTGGGCACCTTCGGCTGGCACCACCTGCTGGCGCAGAAGGGCATCGACTGGAACTCGCCGGACGCCGAGGCGTACAGCGATTCGCTGTACGAGCGCATCAACTACCTGACCATCCAGGCGAGCCTGGCGCTGGCCAAGGAGAAGGGCGCGTACAAGGTGTTCAAGGGCAGCGACTGGCAGAACGGCGAGTACTTCACCAAGCGCGGCTACGACAGCGCCGAATGGCAGGAACTGGCCGCGCAGGTGAGCGTGCACGGCGTGCGCAACGCCTGGATGGTGGCGGTGGCGCCGAACATGAGCACCGCGCAGATCGCCGGCTCCACCGCCTCGATCGATCCGATCTACAGCGCGTTCTACTACGAGGAGAAGAAGGACTTCCGCCGTCCGGTGGTGGCGCCGGGGCTGACCGTGGATACCTATCCGTACTACGAGAAGGGCGCCTACAAGGTCGACCAGTTCGCCAGCGTGCGCCAGAACGCGCGCCGCCAGCGCCACGTCGACCAGTCGATCAGCTTCAACTTCTACGTGCCCAGCGGCATCCGCGCCAGCACCCTGCTGGACCTGCACATGACCGCGTGGAAGGAAGGCCTGAAGACCACGTACTACGTGCGTTCCAACGACATCGACATCAGCGAGTGCGAGTGGTGCTCGAGCTGA